Proteins encoded together in one Bacillota bacterium window:
- a CDS encoding nitrilase encodes MGMKDWCKEKLFNSFLMIKSRPSLVSRIIGEKRITRSDNCDRLPSPRIRVAAVQMKLHLVKGAREYVEKLYELTRRSVEEGAQLVVFPEYSGTHLLSLIPGIEKMASGTIEEAISQMVGEEVRVSEVFRSISPAVKRIYETAFSTLARRFGVYIITGSAILEDDDKRMYNMLYFYGPDGRLISRQKKVHLVQLESKWGFATGNDIQVVDTPLGRLAFPICMDATYFETFRIALLKGADLVIIPSANSEEYYFWRTMRGIWPRVQESQVYGVGANMVGHFMGITFTGRSCLLAPLELTPNQDGFIARAKTFDSEEIVVGEFDYERLHAFRRKNPLEFNEDLYAKYLPSLYEEAQARRNAGEI; translated from the coding sequence ATGGGGATGAAAGACTGGTGCAAAGAAAAGCTCTTCAATTCCTTCCTTATGATCAAGTCTCGCCCTTCCCTGGTATCAAGAATCATCGGAGAAAAACGCATAACAAGGAGCGACAATTGCGATAGGTTGCCTTCGCCTCGCATCAGAGTCGCGGCCGTTCAGATGAAGCTTCACCTGGTAAAAGGGGCAAGAGAATACGTTGAGAAATTGTATGAGCTGACTAGACGTTCCGTTGAAGAAGGCGCGCAGCTGGTGGTCTTCCCGGAGTATTCAGGAACCCACCTCTTATCTCTTATTCCTGGTATCGAGAAAATGGCCAGCGGCACCATAGAAGAAGCCATAAGTCAGATGGTTGGAGAGGAAGTCAGAGTTTCTGAGGTGTTCAGGTCCATTTCGCCTGCGGTGAAACGAATCTATGAGACCGCTTTTTCTACGTTAGCCAGAAGATTTGGGGTGTATATCATCACAGGAAGCGCTATCCTCGAAGATGACGATAAGCGAATGTATAATATGCTCTATTTCTACGGGCCTGATGGAAGATTGATTTCCAGGCAGAAAAAGGTCCATTTGGTGCAGCTGGAATCCAAATGGGGGTTTGCAACCGGAAATGATATTCAGGTTGTGGACACTCCACTGGGCCGGCTGGCATTTCCCATCTGTATGGATGCCACATATTTCGAGACGTTTCGTATAGCCCTCCTGAAAGGGGCAGATCTCGTGATCATCCCATCGGCAAATAGCGAAGAGTATTATTTCTGGCGCACCATGCGCGGGATCTGGCCAAGGGTGCAAGAAAGCCAGGTCTATGGGGTCGGGGCCAATATGGTTGGTCATTTCATGGGAATCACCTTCACGGGAAGGAGCTGTCTGCTCGCTCCATTAGAACTCACTCCCAACCAGGATGGTTTTATCGCCAGAGCAAAGACATTCGATTCAGAGGAAATCGTGGTCGGGGAGTTTGACTATGAGAGGCTTCATGCATTTAGACGAAAGAATCCTCTGGAATTCAATGAGGATCTCTATGCGAAGTATCTACCCTCATTGTATGAGGAGGCGCAGGCAAGGAGGAATGCCGGGGAGATCTGA
- a CDS encoding glutamate-5-semialdehyde dehydrogenase has protein sequence MNEISQKTRLAQEASWALATASTEAKNRALNSMADALIDNSAAILAANGEDMEKARASGASKAFLDRLLLTQKRIEDMSKGLRDVAALPDPVGEVVSSWTRPNGLRIEKVRVPFGVIAIIYEARPNVTADAAGLALKSGNAVILRGSSSTLSSNREIVKVLTTALKGSEVPKEAIQLVESPGHDAVSELLKRRDRIDVVIPRGGAGLINAVIENSRIPVIETGVGNCHVFVDTSADIDMAENIVINAKCQRPAVCNAMETLLVHEAIAPRLLPGLGAKLHELGVELRACPKAKQYLPGALDAAESDWETEFLDLILAVKIVRDVDEAIEHIRRYGTKHSEAIVTKDEKAAQKFLNEVDAAAVYVNASTRFTDGGEFGFGAEMGISTQKLHARGPLGLPELTTIKYKIYGQGQVRG, from the coding sequence ATGAATGAGATCTCACAGAAGACGCGGTTGGCGCAAGAAGCCTCTTGGGCGCTTGCAACCGCGTCAACAGAAGCGAAAAACCGCGCCCTCAACAGTATGGCCGATGCCCTTATAGATAATAGCGCGGCCATCCTTGCAGCGAATGGCGAAGATATGGAAAAAGCCAGGGCTTCTGGAGCGTCTAAGGCTTTCCTTGACCGCCTCCTTCTCACCCAGAAGCGTATCGAAGATATGTCGAAAGGACTTCGGGATGTGGCGGCCCTTCCTGATCCAGTAGGGGAAGTCGTTTCCTCCTGGACAAGGCCCAATGGGCTCCGCATAGAAAAGGTGAGGGTACCCTTTGGAGTTATTGCAATCATCTATGAAGCGAGGCCGAATGTCACGGCAGACGCGGCCGGCCTTGCGCTTAAATCAGGTAACGCTGTGATCCTCAGAGGAAGCTCCTCAACGCTTTCCTCAAACAGGGAAATCGTCAAGGTGTTGACTACCGCGCTGAAAGGCAGCGAGGTCCCCAAGGAAGCCATTCAATTGGTAGAATCACCCGGCCATGACGCTGTCTCTGAACTTCTCAAGAGACGCGACCGGATAGATGTGGTGATACCCAGGGGCGGCGCCGGACTCATCAACGCAGTCATTGAAAACAGTCGCATACCAGTCATTGAAACCGGGGTCGGCAATTGCCATGTCTTTGTAGATACATCAGCGGATATAGATATGGCCGAGAATATTGTCATAAATGCCAAGTGTCAACGTCCGGCTGTATGCAATGCTATGGAAACACTCCTGGTGCATGAGGCTATAGCCCCAAGGCTCCTCCCGGGGCTCGGAGCAAAGCTGCATGAATTAGGCGTTGAGCTCAGGGCCTGCCCCAAGGCGAAACAATACCTGCCAGGCGCATTGGATGCCGCAGAATCTGATTGGGAGACGGAATTTCTGGATCTTATATTGGCGGTCAAGATCGTCCGGGATGTGGATGAGGCTATAGAACATATTCGTCGCTATGGCACAAAGCACTCTGAAGCCATCGTCACAAAAGATGAAAAAGCTGCGCAGAAATTCTTGAATGAAGTTGATGCGGCAGCCGTGTATGTGAATGCCTCCACCCGTTTCACCGATGGCGGCGAATTTGGGTTCGGGGCAGAGATGGGAATAAGCACTCAGAAGCTCCACGCGCGGGGACCTTTAGGCCTCCCCGAGCTTACCACTATAAAATATAAGATTTATGGCCAGGGGCAAGTAAGGGGATAG
- a CDS encoding FMN-binding glutamate synthase family protein yields MSYSKGINSSAATLTKNRVPGSVCPATGLCVTCVDGCTGLCEVGKSAIRGREVIYPKPFGTMTTGSEKDYPVDLSHFTIMGTAAGAWGIEADSDKALFPAVNVETQVGGYGEPGLSARPIKLRIPFFVAALGSTRVAKDNWDGLAIGSAISGTILTIGENVAAMDPDAEIKGGRVVNAPDLARRVKLFKDWQDGYGTIVVQANVEDTRLGVQEYAIEKLGVEAVEIKWGQGAKDIGGEVKLPTLERALQLKSRGYVVLPDPEDEEVQAAFKRQAFKEFERHSRIGMVDHESFISRVNELRRAGAKYVFLKTGAYRPVDLARALAFASEARIDLVTVDGAGGGTGMSPWRMMNEWGIPTVYLESLVYQYLSYLDSRGAFVPDVAIAGGFVLEDQVFKGIALGAPYIKAVAMARAPLTAVMVGKTIGGLAAKGKLPGDLKDYGETVEDIFMSAFELRKKYGKDFARIPEAAIGLYSYFDRVAYGLKQFMCGARKFAINYISRDDIAALTEEAASLTGIPYVTELDREDAYAILDQAPTATSAAVAGS; encoded by the coding sequence ATGAGTTATAGTAAGGGTATCAATTCCAGTGCGGCGACCCTCACTAAGAATCGTGTACCTGGTAGTGTATGCCCTGCTACAGGGCTTTGCGTGACTTGTGTCGATGGGTGTACTGGGCTTTGTGAGGTAGGAAAGTCAGCCATCAGGGGCAGAGAGGTAATCTATCCTAAGCCTTTTGGCACCATGACAACGGGGTCTGAGAAAGATTATCCAGTAGATTTATCTCATTTTACCATTATGGGCACGGCTGCAGGGGCGTGGGGAATCGAGGCCGATAGCGACAAAGCCCTGTTTCCGGCAGTAAATGTGGAGACTCAGGTTGGCGGTTATGGCGAACCAGGTTTGAGCGCCAGGCCGATAAAGCTGAGGATTCCATTTTTCGTTGCTGCTCTCGGATCGACGCGTGTCGCGAAGGATAATTGGGATGGCCTCGCCATCGGCTCTGCTATATCCGGCACCATACTAACCATCGGGGAGAATGTGGCGGCGATGGATCCTGATGCAGAGATCAAGGGCGGTCGTGTGGTAAACGCTCCGGATCTCGCCCGTAGGGTCAAGCTTTTCAAGGACTGGCAGGATGGATATGGAACCATAGTGGTGCAGGCCAATGTGGAGGATACCCGACTCGGGGTCCAGGAATATGCCATTGAAAAACTTGGGGTTGAGGCTGTTGAGATCAAATGGGGGCAGGGCGCCAAAGATATAGGTGGCGAGGTCAAGCTGCCCACCCTCGAGCGTGCTTTGCAATTGAAGTCGCGGGGATATGTGGTATTGCCGGACCCAGAGGATGAGGAAGTCCAAGCTGCTTTCAAGAGGCAGGCCTTTAAGGAATTTGAACGTCACTCACGGATTGGAATGGTTGATCATGAATCTTTCATATCTAGGGTCAACGAGCTCCGCAGGGCTGGCGCCAAATATGTTTTCCTCAAGACCGGCGCCTATAGACCCGTAGATCTGGCGAGGGCACTTGCTTTCGCTTCAGAGGCGCGAATCGATCTTGTCACTGTTGACGGAGCCGGCGGCGGCACCGGGATGAGCCCTTGGAGAATGATGAATGAGTGGGGCATCCCGACGGTTTATCTTGAAAGCCTTGTATACCAGTATTTAAGCTACCTTGATTCCCGTGGCGCATTCGTGCCTGATGTGGCAATCGCCGGCGGATTTGTGCTGGAAGATCAAGTGTTCAAGGGGATAGCCCTTGGTGCTCCTTACATCAAGGCTGTCGCCATGGCGCGAGCTCCTCTGACAGCTGTAATGGTCGGTAAGACTATCGGAGGCCTTGCTGCTAAGGGCAAATTGCCAGGAGACCTCAAGGATTACGGGGAAACCGTTGAGGATATCTTCATGAGTGCCTTTGAACTCAGGAAGAAATATGGCAAAGATTTTGCGCGGATTCCTGAGGCTGCCATCGGGTTATATAGCTACTTTGATAGAGTTGCCTATGGTTTGAAACAATTCATGTGCGGCGCGAGGAAGTTTGCGATAAACTATATCTCGCGTGATGACATAGCGGCGCTCACAGAAGAAGCGGCGTCCCTGACAGGAATTCCATATGTTACGGAGCTGGACCGGGAGGATGCGTACGCGATCTTGGATCAAGCGCCTACCGCAACGAGCGCGGCGGTGGCAGGTTCATAG
- a CDS encoding flavodoxin family protein: protein MMKVLMILGSRNPNGQTARAAEAFLEGIASEGGQAEKAFLPQMNIERCHQCEDNGWGTCRTDGKCKVEDDFSHLVDRIRQADAVVFATPVYFGDLSESMRAFLDRLRRICSHETGKDRIANKPAIGICVAGGRGGGAPSCSASMEKIVRTCDFDLVDMVLARRQNLEMKLPILKATGKWLASMIN from the coding sequence ATGATGAAAGTCCTGATGATACTTGGAAGTCGTAACCCCAACGGGCAGACAGCAAGAGCGGCGGAAGCATTTCTCGAGGGCATAGCTAGTGAAGGAGGCCAGGCCGAAAAGGCGTTTTTGCCACAAATGAATATTGAAAGGTGCCATCAGTGTGAGGATAATGGCTGGGGCACCTGCCGGACAGATGGCAAATGCAAGGTCGAGGATGATTTTTCCCACTTGGTTGACAGGATCAGGCAGGCTGACGCGGTCGTCTTTGCCACACCGGTATATTTTGGTGATCTGAGCGAAAGCATGCGCGCCTTCCTTGATCGCTTGCGCCGAATTTGCAGTCACGAGACTGGCAAGGATAGAATCGCCAATAAACCTGCCATCGGAATCTGTGTCGCGGGCGGCAGAGGCGGCGGGGCGCCATCTTGCTCTGCCAGCATGGAAAAGATAGTCCGAACATGCGATTTCGACCTGGTGGACATGGTCCTGGCACGCCGCCAAAATCTCGAAATGAAGCTACCCATCCTCAAGGCTACTGGCAAATGGCTGGCAAGCATGATTAATTAA
- the proB gene encoding glutamate 5-kinase produces MDRTAFVSNVKRLVVKVGSSSLTYGNGKINFSRMDHLVRQLADVRNRGIQVVLVTSGAIATGMGRVGLSKRPSCLADKQALAAIGQGLLMQMYEKLFSEYGYMVGQVLLTREDISSDERRINIKNTFDSLLNFGAIPIVNENDTVAVEEIKFGDNDTLSALVATLIGAEMLILLSDVNGLYTADPRIDQNAKLISMVTEISENIPGTTGGSGSDLGVGGMKTKIEAARIATSCGVNVVIANSSADSVVLEILDGKQCGTLFIAKPPARATH; encoded by the coding sequence GTGGACCGCACAGCATTCGTAAGCAATGTCAAGAGACTCGTGGTGAAGGTTGGCAGCAGTTCACTTACATATGGTAATGGCAAGATCAATTTCTCACGAATGGATCACCTTGTCAGGCAGCTGGCGGATGTACGAAATCGAGGAATCCAGGTCGTTCTTGTGACTTCGGGGGCTATTGCCACCGGGATGGGAAGGGTCGGCCTCAGTAAGCGGCCATCCTGTCTCGCTGATAAACAGGCACTGGCGGCCATAGGGCAGGGGCTCCTGATGCAGATGTATGAAAAGCTCTTCAGTGAATATGGCTACATGGTCGGCCAGGTGCTCCTGACCCGGGAAGATATTTCGTCAGATGAGCGCCGGATAAATATAAAGAACACTTTCGATTCACTGCTGAACTTCGGCGCAATACCCATAGTGAATGAAAATGACACGGTCGCGGTTGAGGAAATCAAATTCGGAGATAATGACACATTATCTGCCCTTGTGGCGACTCTGATTGGAGCGGAAATGCTTATCCTGCTTTCGGATGTAAATGGGCTCTATACCGCCGACCCCCGAATCGATCAGAATGCCAAGCTTATTTCTATGGTGACGGAGATCTCAGAGAATATCCCGGGCACTACGGGGGGATCTGGCTCAGACTTAGGTGTCGGGGGAATGAAGACGAAGATCGAGGCAGCCCGCATAGCTACATCCTGCGGCGTGAACGTGGTGATCGCCAATAGTTCGGCCGATTCCGTAGTGTTAGAAATACTCGATGGAAAACAATGCGGCACGCTATTTATCGCGAAACCGCCCGCCAGGGCCACTCATTGA
- the glnA gene encoding type I glutamate--ammonia ligase codes for MVHTAEDVIAMAKELDVKFVRLQFTDILGILKNVAITVERLENALRDGVTFDGSSIEGFVRVEESDMLLKPDPTTFTVFPWRPREGAVARLICDICYPDGTAFEGCPRQTLRRVLSEAAAMGYQVNIGVEGEFFLFHTDENGRPTTVTHDRGGYFDLSPVDLGENARRDMVLVMDEMGMDVAASHHEASPGQHEIAFGHTEALRASDNIVTMRFVVRSIAQRHGLYASFMAKPLFGTNGSGLHLSHSLFSNGRNVFFDPIKPYQLSETALYFIGGLLEHSRAITAITNPTVNSYKRLVPGFEAPTHTAWAFRNRSPLIRIPVQRGDATRIELRGPDPTCNPYLALACSIKAGLDGISRKIMPPEPVNENIFDSDPQELEKRGIKRLPTSLGAALEALSQDELLKATLGRHIYEKFIQAKQLEWEAFSRFVHKWELDEYLAKF; via the coding sequence ATGGTACATACCGCCGAAGACGTAATTGCAATGGCAAAAGAGCTGGATGTCAAGTTTGTTAGACTTCAGTTTACTGATATTTTGGGCATTCTCAAGAACGTCGCTATAACGGTTGAACGCCTCGAGAACGCTCTGAGGGACGGAGTCACATTTGATGGCTCTTCCATCGAGGGCTTTGTCCGCGTGGAAGAATCAGATATGCTGCTAAAGCCGGATCCTACCACGTTTACCGTATTCCCATGGCGCCCTCGTGAAGGCGCGGTGGCGCGGCTAATTTGCGATATATGTTATCCAGATGGAACAGCATTTGAAGGTTGTCCGAGGCAGACCCTGAGACGCGTGCTAAGTGAGGCCGCTGCAATGGGGTATCAAGTCAATATCGGGGTTGAGGGTGAATTCTTCCTGTTCCATACAGATGAAAATGGCCGGCCAACCACTGTAACTCATGACAGGGGAGGCTATTTTGACCTCAGCCCAGTTGATTTGGGTGAGAATGCCAGGCGGGACATGGTCCTGGTGATGGATGAAATGGGGATGGATGTTGCAGCTTCACATCATGAGGCATCCCCCGGACAGCATGAAATCGCCTTCGGACATACCGAGGCCTTGCGGGCATCAGACAATATTGTCACCATGAGATTCGTGGTACGTTCGATAGCGCAGCGGCATGGGCTATATGCAAGTTTTATGGCCAAGCCTCTTTTTGGCACAAACGGATCAGGCCTACATTTGAGCCACTCGCTGTTTTCAAATGGCCGAAATGTCTTTTTCGATCCTATTAAGCCGTATCAGCTAAGTGAGACGGCTCTTTACTTCATTGGCGGTTTATTGGAGCATAGCAGAGCTATTACAGCCATCACAAATCCGACGGTGAATTCATATAAAAGACTCGTCCCGGGCTTTGAAGCCCCTACACACACAGCATGGGCTTTTCGCAATAGGAGTCCTCTGATCCGCATCCCGGTTCAACGTGGCGACGCCACCAGGATCGAGCTCAGGGGCCCGGACCCTACATGCAACCCATATTTGGCTCTTGCGTGTTCCATTAAGGCTGGGCTGGATGGCATATCGAGGAAGATTATGCCCCCTGAACCGGTCAACGAGAATATATTCGACAGTGATCCCCAGGAGCTGGAGAAAAGGGGCATTAAGCGTCTTCCCACTTCACTTGGGGCGGCGCTGGAGGCTTTGTCTCAAGATGAACTCCTAAAGGCCACGCTCGGGCGTCACATCTATGAGAAGTTCATCCAGGCCAAGCAGCTCGAGTGGGAAGCATTCTCGCGCTTTGTTCACAAGTGGGAGCTAGACGAGTACCTGGCGAAATTCTAA
- a CDS encoding ANTAR domain-containing protein — MPKRNVFIADADSQARRRLKRLLIDAGYAVSGEAQDGHGALRAIRAATPDVAMVDVDLPGLGGLEVARILEEDRLCPAVIIASQMTWEMVEKARESMVLACIMKPIAMQDLVPTIEFAIANYERTISLQDKIRQLEERLDTRKVVERAKGYLMRSLGISEAEAYRLIQKRSMDKGVSMRKIAEAILLMEDLKGG; from the coding sequence ATGCCTAAAAGGAATGTTTTCATCGCTGACGCTGACAGTCAAGCGAGGCGAAGATTGAAGAGATTGCTTATCGACGCTGGATATGCTGTCTCTGGTGAAGCCCAAGATGGTCACGGGGCTTTGAGGGCTATTCGCGCCGCAACGCCCGATGTGGCCATGGTAGATGTCGACCTGCCCGGTCTAGGCGGCCTGGAGGTTGCCAGGATTCTAGAGGAGGACCGTTTATGCCCGGCGGTTATAATTGCATCTCAGATGACATGGGAGATGGTTGAAAAGGCCAGAGAATCAATGGTCCTTGCCTGCATAATGAAACCCATCGCTATGCAGGATCTAGTTCCTACCATAGAGTTCGCCATTGCCAACTACGAGAGAACCATATCCCTGCAAGACAAGATCCGGCAGCTCGAAGAACGCCTCGATACGCGTAAGGTGGTGGAGCGCGCCAAAGGCTATCTCATGAGGAGCCTTGGGATCTCTGAAGCCGAGGCCTACCGGCTTATTCAGAAGAGAAGCATGGACAAAGGGGTATCCATGCGCAAGATCGCTGAGGCTATCTTACTTATGGAGGATCTAAAAGGGGGATGA
- a CDS encoding DUF1640 domain-containing protein has translation MAPLSGLKEQAASHETSDEGEGERQGVDWQEKYLDKLDRDMSEMRDSLRHMAEHVEQVVDSLRGEIASLRSEVKSEINAFRSDVNNEINAFRSEVKTEISALKSELKGEVGDLHREVRGINKWVIGLVISAIAGITVITVSAVALVAAAMKG, from the coding sequence ATGGCGCCCTTATCAGGCTTGAAGGAACAGGCTGCATCTCATGAAACTTCAGACGAAGGAGAGGGGGAGAGGCAAGGGGTGGATTGGCAAGAGAAGTATCTCGACAAGCTTGACCGCGATATGTCCGAAATGAGAGATTCGCTTCGTCATATGGCGGAGCATGTCGAACAGGTGGTAGATAGCCTAAGGGGTGAGATAGCCAGTCTCCGGTCTGAGGTCAAGAGCGAGATCAACGCTTTTCGGTCCGACGTCAACAACGAGATCAACGCTTTTCGGTCTGAGGTAAAAACTGAGATCAGCGCTCTGAAGTCCGAGCTTAAGGGCGAGGTTGGAGACCTGCATAGGGAAGTCCGCGGAATTAATAAATGGGTAATCGGGCTTGTCATAAGCGCAATCGCAGGTATCACCGTCATCACGGTGAGTGCCGTCGCTTTAGTTGCAGCGGCCATGAAGGGATAA
- a CDS encoding Gfo/Idh/MocA family oxidoreductase, with protein MAGANKIYRLGVIGFAHMHVNSLIDSFAELPDVQWIACADTVPEVPSISTEPATRKANLRRALEVTGIPKAYDDYREMLDKEEFDILIFCPENARHGEVAEAIAAKGAHMLTEKPMAASLSEALRMARAARAAGVTLMVNWPTTWSPAIRKAKDLIDAGEIGDIWEVKWRNGASMGPLAYGQKISPAEKGAEWWHQAKPGGGALLDYCCYGACLSRWYLGKPAVAAYGLKANLLSHYGDAEDNAVIAVRFPSAVAILEGTWTTFHTGIPTGPIIYGSNGTIVVDHSRVLVYKERGSSSPTNVFENLALPEGRDNPAKELIHHLETGEPLHPTLDLPVNLDAMAILDAGIRSAVSGKLELANDINWCIG; from the coding sequence ATGGCCGGAGCTAACAAGATCTATCGACTTGGCGTCATCGGCTTCGCTCACATGCATGTCAATAGTCTCATTGACTCTTTTGCAGAACTGCCTGATGTTCAATGGATAGCATGCGCAGATACGGTGCCGGAAGTGCCCTCTATTTCCACAGAACCTGCGACTCGCAAGGCGAACCTCAGGCGGGCCTTGGAGGTAACTGGTATTCCAAAGGCCTACGATGATTACAGAGAAATGCTTGACAAGGAAGAATTCGATATTCTCATCTTTTGTCCCGAAAATGCCCGGCATGGTGAGGTAGCTGAGGCCATCGCGGCCAAAGGAGCCCATATGCTCACCGAAAAACCCATGGCCGCAAGTCTCTCTGAAGCGCTTCGTATGGCGCGTGCCGCCAGGGCTGCGGGCGTCACTTTGATGGTCAACTGGCCTACTACCTGGTCTCCTGCTATTAGAAAGGCCAAGGATTTGATAGATGCGGGTGAAATCGGCGATATATGGGAAGTCAAATGGCGTAATGGCGCTTCGATGGGACCTCTTGCGTATGGTCAGAAGATCTCCCCTGCCGAAAAGGGGGCAGAATGGTGGCACCAGGCGAAGCCCGGCGGTGGAGCTCTTCTAGATTATTGTTGCTATGGAGCATGCCTTTCCAGGTGGTATCTTGGCAAGCCGGCGGTTGCGGCTTACGGACTCAAGGCTAATCTTCTCAGCCACTACGGGGACGCTGAGGACAATGCCGTGATTGCCGTTCGATTCCCTAGTGCAGTCGCCATTTTGGAGGGAACATGGACCACCTTCCACACGGGGATCCCCACTGGCCCGATCATATATGGATCCAACGGGACCATAGTAGTAGATCATTCGAGAGTCTTGGTATATAAGGAACGTGGCTCTAGTTCGCCAACGAATGTCTTTGAGAATCTCGCGCTGCCGGAAGGACGCGACAATCCCGCGAAGGAATTGATTCACCACCTAGAGACAGGAGAACCTCTTCACCCGACATTGGACCTTCCCGTGAATCTGGACGCTATGGCTATTCTTGACGCGGGGATTCGATCCGCTGTCAGCGGCAAGCTGGAATTAGCAAATGACATCAATTGGTGCATAGGGTAA
- a CDS encoding response regulator transcription factor, with translation MSKKVLIVDDEASIVELIDFALRKEGFETLAAYDGRSAINKALSEKPDLILLDLMLPEISGYDVFRSIRKEMVVPIVMVTAKVEIVDRVVGLELGADDYITKPFSPRELVARVKAVLRRCSGSNPDPKGNEICIGDLRLDLRRRTVWRKDHPLDFTRKEYELLLMFMSNPGIVLTREVLLEKVWGYDYVGDTRTVDVHVARLRQRIGDDPVEPKYIVTVRGIGYKMKEPDMAGTA, from the coding sequence ATGAGCAAGAAAGTCCTAATCGTGGATGATGAAGCTTCTATAGTTGAGCTTATAGATTTCGCTCTGCGTAAGGAAGGATTTGAGACCCTGGCCGCCTATGATGGCAGGTCGGCGATAAATAAGGCTTTGTCCGAAAAGCCCGATCTGATACTACTTGATTTGATGCTGCCGGAAATCAGCGGATATGATGTATTTAGGAGCATCAGAAAAGAGATGGTTGTCCCGATTGTCATGGTGACAGCTAAAGTAGAGATCGTTGATAGAGTTGTGGGACTTGAGCTTGGCGCTGACGATTATATTACGAAACCATTCAGTCCCCGCGAGCTTGTCGCCAGGGTCAAGGCGGTCCTGAGGCGATGTAGTGGTAGCAATCCGGATCCGAAAGGAAATGAGATTTGTATTGGTGACCTCAGATTGGATTTGAGACGTCGCACTGTCTGGCGGAAGGATCATCCGTTAGATTTCACCCGCAAAGAATATGAACTACTATTGATGTTCATGTCCAATCCCGGCATTGTGCTTACGCGTGAGGTGCTGTTGGAAAAAGTGTGGGGTTATGATTATGTTGGCGATACAAGGACAGTGGATGTGCATGTTGCCAGGTTGAGGCAGAGAATCGGAGATGATCCGGTCGAGCCTAAATATATAGTCACAGTGCGGGGCATTGGATATAAAATGAAAGAACCCGACATGGCAGGGACTGCATAA